In Vibrio alginolyticus NBRC 15630 = ATCC 17749, the sequence ATGCTTGTCATGGAGGTAAATCGCATTGAACTTAAAACTCGGTGTGGTTGACTGAAGAATGACGGAATACACCAACGTATTACTATTAAGTCGCGCAGCCTGGTCCACTTTTTGACGATGCACGATATACGCTTCACTAGGCAAACCTAGGGCACGGTCAATCGGTGATTCAGCGTCCAAGTTAGGAATATGAGCAAACACAAACTCGTTCATGTCTGTCGTACTACCCGCTGTAATTTTATCCACTAAATAGCGCTCAAACTGAGCAGGGATAATGGTTTGGCTCATACTGTATTATTCCTCTAGTTTTGCACTAAATAGCTGCTGACTTTGGCTGAAACAGGCCGTACGAATGTGCACCTGAATGGGATAAACAACTTCAAATCGATATCGACGGCAAGTTCTCCCATACTGCTCTATGAGCACTTGAACCAACTTGCTGTTTTGCGAGATATCGCCATCACTTAGCTCAATAGTACAAACGTCCCACTGAACTTCGCTTTGACGCTCTTTGAACTTAACGATGCCAATGCCTAGCCTTTCAAAAATCCGCTTGAAGCCCGCTACGCTACCTGCGTCTTTGGCGTTCACTTCTGCGTATTTCACTCGCTTTCGAAATAGTGAAAGTGGCTCACTCTCAAACCTTTTGATATCTCTATCCCATGCCATTAATTCCAATGCTTTTTCGTTACAGGTCAACGCATCCATTTGGCGAAGCGGAAATAGCAGACTGCTCCAAACTATCTGGAAGAATGAAAAAACGCCTTTAGATAAAAAGTGAGGTTCTTTGACTTCATCCGCCGTCGTTCTTCCGTCCTGCCACCATGGGATCACTATTTCTGGTAAGCGAGGGGAATGTCGGCTTTGGTCGTAATTTCGAGACTCAGACATCCACGAGTTCCTTAACTGTGAGTGATTTCAAGCGAGGCTGTTCTAGCTTGCTGATAATGTCTTTTTGGACTTTTCCGTCTACGGTAAACCTTACCGATTCAACTTCCGTCATGTTGGTATGTATCTCAGTACCAAGCAAAGATAAGCTAAAACGATGCTCAGGTTTCGCGCGTGTCATTTCTGGGTAAGCTGCTGTTTCTCGAAAAGCCGCTCTAATCCTCGCTTCCACTTCAAGAAGTTCATTCACTTTGGTGGTACTGTCTAAGTTCTCAGCTAAGACGACATCCGCCGTGATCTCATGTTTCGTATCGGGAATGGCTTTACAGGTAAGTACATCACCGTGACCGTGATGCCCTTTAGACATTATGTGCTCATTTAGCTGTTCAAGAACGGTTAGCGGGGTTGGTCCCACTTCCATCAAAATCAATGCTTCTGCTGAACCAGGGGTTATGTCCCCTGTATTTCTAAAATAGATGTTATCACTTCGGATCCCCGCTACGCTGGCGATGATAGAGCGATACACATCATCGATGTGCCATTCACCAGAACTAGTAAAGGCATTTTGAATACGAAGCGCTAACTCTTCATCAGTCTCTGCGTCAGCACCGAGTACAGAGAGCCAGTCAGGTTCATTCACCGCATCAACAATGCCCGGTATCGCTTCAGGAATAATGTTGAAATACCCCGCCGGCAAGTTAAATGCGGAGCCCGCTTCAAGTGCTTCGACAAGCACCTTACCCTTTAAGTGACCAGCCTCGATGATTCCAGGCTCAGTAACTTGAACTTTATACATAACGCCATCTATAGGTAGCGTTTGAATAACCGCCCCTTTCTCAATCGTCACCGCATCAGCAGCATTTGCTTTAGTTAGTGTGATGTAGCCTTGTGCTCTTTGAGCTACTTTCGGCGCGATATTGTGCTCCCATGCTTTTAGGTCCAGAGCCCAACGCTCAGCGGTTGCCACGAACATATTGGGCATAACGTGCTGAGCCAATAGATGTCTAATCAGCCAAACACATGGCGTGACCACTGCAGCGCGAACCCAACGCCAAAACGGTGACATTTCGGAGTCATTCGAAACCTTGCTACCAGCCCCCACGACTTCTTGTTTTAGTTTGGTTTCAAAGTCCTTTTCGGTAACTGGCACACCCGATTCACTTAGTACCTGAACAAAATCCGTACTTGGTCGTTTACTCATGCTTTCACCTCAAGTTCCCCATATTCATAAGCCTTAGCGGTTAAGGTGATATCACCAGTTTCTGTTTCTCTTGCTGTCGCTGAACCCGGTACCACTCTTACATCTCTCTCAGCAAGTTGCTCAATTTGCACCATTACATCAGCGCGTAACGCTGGGTTTCTTTCTGCAACCAATTGGCGAGCCAATCCTGATTCCATGATCGCGTGCTTAATGTCCTGCGCGATGCTGTATAAATCACTGCACTCTTTAGGTTGTTGGCCTGCGTCCATATCCCAGCCACCCTCGACCACTTTGATATCGTTGTAGCGCTTGCGTTCTGTTAAGTCGTTACCCCACATTGAGCTCATCCCACTCGGCTAATTGGTCTGGTGTTATTCCGTTAGGGGCAGTGATATACACGTCGCCAAAAGAGCTAACTCGACTAGCATCACTGTGATTGGTTGTTTTCATATTGTTCACCACTTGAGGAGGCAATCGTGGCTCGTTGCTCTTCCCTTTATATTCGATAAACGGTTGAGGCGATTGAGTATCTAGATTTGGAGCTTCAACATTGATGCTTGGCTGAGAAATAACCTGGCTTTCTGCAATTTTGAACGGCGCCATTTGCTCTGGCTTATATCCATAAACGTCTTGGTTCGTCGCTATCGCAGACTCGTAACTCATTTGAGGTTTAAGTAGTTCTAATTGCTTAACTTCTGACGCATCACCCGGAGCTAGGTTCTGTGATATAGGAGTACTGTGTTCAGCTTGGACGGCCGTTGTCATCTCTGGCGTTTCAATTTGGCTCCCCAGTTCAATATCAACACCTGGGATCATATTGAGTAAATCAACGAGTCCTTCGATAGCATAAGCAATAACATCAAACCAAGCCGTATCTTTAAACGCGGAGGTTAAGTCGTCCCACCAATAGATTGCCGCAGCAATACCACCTATAAGCAGCGCTATACCAGCGACAACCCAAGTTAACGGGTTGGCCCAAAGCGCGGCGTTAAACAGCCATGCAGCAGCAGTACTCGCCAGCGTACTAGTACGCAGTAGTTTCATGATGCTATTTAAACTCGTCATGGTAACCGTCCAACCAGCAGACATCATTTGCCCGATACCCATGGCAAGCGACAATGTTGCAATCACCCCGCCAAGAGACAGGCCTGCGATAGCGACATAGCCAAGAATTTCAGCAAGCCAAGGAAATTGGTCCGTCCAACCAACAATCACCATTAAGCCGTCAGCCATGGTGCCTACAACCGAATTGATTGAAGGAAGAATCGCACCAAATACCGCAGCACGAACCGCAAACCATGCCGCTTCTAACCGTTCCCACTGATCTGTCATGGTGCTGGCCATTTGCTCAGCCTTCGACATTCCCTCGATTTGACCAAGTTGGTCAATACTGCCTGCGAGTCCTTCGGTATCAGCCATTAATAACTTAATCATGCTAACGGCTTCTTCTGAGCCGAATGCCTTTTTCAAATCAGCCGCTTCAGCAACACTTAAGGTGTCACCATATTTACCTTTCAATTGTTCAAGAATATCTAGCATAGGCAGCATCTGACCTTGGCTATCGGTAAACGACAAATTGAGCTTATCTTGAGCGTTGGCCACACCCGCTAAGAATGCTTTGTATTTGGTACCCGCTTCGCTGCCACTCATGGTTGATTGAAGAGTGCCTAAAATCGCCATCTGCTCTTCGATAGCAACTCCTGCACTGGTCGCATTCGCTCCGATGCTAGTAAAAGCACTACTCATGCCTGCGCCTGTAGTCTTAAACATTTCAACAGACTGCGCGGTCATGCCGGCAATTTGTTTGGACCAAATACCAACCCCAATTTCATCAGCTTGATTTTTGAAAACACCATACATGGTGCCCATATAATCCGTAATAGTTGCTGTATCAGCCTTAGTCGCAGCAGCTAAAACGGCAGAGCTTTTGGTGATGTCAGAAAGGCTGCCTCCATCAATATCACCAAATGCTGACTTGATATCATATGAGGCGCCGACAATATCTGTTGCGGATTTCCCGTACTCTGCCGATGTCCAAAGTGCGGTCTTTGAAAGCTTCGTGAGATCCTCATCCAGAACCCCTAACGACTTCACTTCGCCTAGCTTTCTATCCATTTCAATCGCTGGCATCAGCGCATTTTGAATAGCAAAGCCCGTGGCAACTAAACCCGCACCACCTGCCGCCATGTTTTGCATGCCTTGCTTACCAGCATCCATCGAAGCTTGTACTTCTTTAGTAATCCCCTGCAGCGGCTTGGTGACTTGATCAACCAACGCTATGTGCATCAACAGTTTTTCCATGCTCATCGCGTAATACTCACTCGCTCTTTATGTCTGTTAATGACTAAACAGTCGGCTGATAGCACTCATTACTGCTCTTTCTTCGCGTTCGAACTGGTGTTTGTCCAGCCAGATAGCGCGACTTAAACTTCTTTCATCGTCTGGCTCACTCGGCAAAAAATGACGACGAAGGGCAAAGGCTTGTTCCAAAGGATTGTCTTCAATCCGCTTTGCCCTATCTGTTATTTTTTTAGTGTGATTTCGATACCACCTTTAGAAGCGTTACTTACCGTGGCATAAAGCTCGATAGTTAAGCCAGGAACGCTATCAAGTAACTCAGTGAGCTCATCTTTTTGCTCTGGGTTCACGGTACGCGTTAAGTACGTATAGGCAGGCGCGACTTTGTTGTTAGGCATCATGTCATTGGTATAGTTATTTGCATCCTGTACCGTTGGCGTAAATACGAAGTCAGTGCCACCGATAGCGACTACGACAGGTTTTGATGTGAAGGTAGGTTTAGTCATTTTTACTTCTCTTCTTGTTTTCGTGCTTAGCACGCCATTGCAAATAATCTTCAATCTGGTTATCACACTCAGTCAGTGCGTTTTTCAGTTTGGGAATGTCGTCGGTAACCACTTCCGGCCATGTCCCTTGAACTTGTGGTTTTGAACAGGGCACCAACATTCCAGCAGGTGGCAATTTCATGAACACCTGCATTGCGACGGTTTCAGTAGGGGTCGCGCAGGCGGTCAGTAACAGTGGCAGGGATATGGCACTGAACGTTTGCCAGCTCTGTTTTAAGTGCTGCCAGGTCTGCATTGAGTTTTTCCTTTGCTGCTATGTGTTGCCGTTGCCGCTGAACTAACATGTTGTTAGCTTGCTCACTTTCACCCTTCAAAAATTCAATGGTGGTTAAGTTGATTTGGTTGTCTGCTTCTGCCTTGGTGAGCTTTTCACTTAATGTGGTTTTCTCTGCTTTGACGGTATGAAGCTGCAGCTTCAGCACCGCGATGGTCGTCACCAACACCGCAATACCAATCCACTTAATCCATTTCCATGCAGCGATCACGTTCTAATCCTCTTCGAGTGACGAGTCCTTTAAGCACAACGCCCTGACTCTTTACCCACTCCGTAATGTGACCGCAGGCTTTGGGATAATTGCCATATTTGATTGCTTCGTAAATCCGAGTGTCAGAGCCGTCCTTATTTTTGCGAAACTTGGTACACCCGAAGTTGAAAACAAAGCTGGTAAATGCGTCAAATTGACCCGTGCTCATTTGCGCTCCTGAAATCCTTTCTGCATTGGTCACACATCGTTCGGCCGATTGAATGTTTTTCACCCAGTCGATCGCGACTTGCTCCAATGTGATTGGCGTATCTGGCACACCATGAGTATTCCCAATTCCATTCGTAGGAATACCTCCCGGACAAACGTAAGGGTTCTGCCGGCATCCCTCTGCATCACCAATCAACTTCAGTCCTTTAGGGGTGATGCGCAGCGTTCCTAAGTCTCGTTCCGATACCACAACTTGCCCAATGGGCTGCGTCAATTCTGGTCCATAAACAGCCGTACCACCTGTTACCAAGCCGATCACAGCGACTACAGAACAAATGATGCGCTTAGTCAGTTTCACTCAGTGCTACTCCTTTTTCGCTAGCAATACGTTGCATTGCTCGCTTGTGCCAATAGTTCAATCCCAGTGCTGCAAGGCCAATCACTAGTGATAAAATGAAATACCACTGTTCAAATGTCAGCTTGCTGAAAGTCATTCCTGCCAATGACACAAGGTAAGCAACTCCACTGGTTAATTTGTCGAACCAATCTTTCATATCGTTACTCCAAATTAGCCTGGCAAGGGGCGCAAAACCGGCACCCCGCTATAGCTATCTGACGCCCTTCAGGGATAGGGTCACCACACTCAAGACATTCTTTTGCACTCTCTCGTTCGCTTGTCTTCATAGACTGTTTAAGCTGGTTTGCGATTGCCATTTCAGTAAACTTGGTTTCGTTACTACTAGCATGGTCGATAAAGTCAGGCATTCGTTCTCTCTCTGATAGGCTTAAAGCAAACCGCGGGTATCATCATTACTTAGGTATGAGATGCCA encodes:
- a CDS encoding phage tail tape measure protein; the protein is MSMEKLLMHIALVDQVTKPLQGITKEVQASMDAGKQGMQNMAAGGAGLVATGFAIQNALMPAIEMDRKLGEVKSLGVLDEDLTKLSKTALWTSAEYGKSATDIVGASYDIKSAFGDIDGGSLSDITKSSAVLAAATKADTATITDYMGTMYGVFKNQADEIGVGIWSKQIAGMTAQSVEMFKTTGAGMSSAFTSIGANATSAGVAIEEQMAILGTLQSTMSGSEAGTKYKAFLAGVANAQDKLNLSFTDSQGQMLPMLDILEQLKGKYGDTLSVAEAADLKKAFGSEEAVSMIKLLMADTEGLAGSIDQLGQIEGMSKAEQMASTMTDQWERLEAAWFAVRAAVFGAILPSINSVVGTMADGLMVIVGWTDQFPWLAEILGYVAIAGLSLGGVIATLSLAMGIGQMMSAGWTVTMTSLNSIMKLLRTSTLASTAAAWLFNAALWANPLTWVVAGIALLIGGIAAAIYWWDDLTSAFKDTAWFDVIAYAIEGLVDLLNMIPGVDIELGSQIETPEMTTAVQAEHSTPISQNLAPGDASEVKQLELLKPQMSYESAIATNQDVYGYKPEQMAPFKIAESQVISQPSINVEAPNLDTQSPQPFIEYKGKSNEPRLPPQVVNNMKTTNHSDASRVSSFGDVYITAPNGITPDQLAEWDELNVG
- a CDS encoding putative phage tail assembly chaperone: MTKPTFTSKPVVVAIGGTDFVFTPTVQDANNYTNDMMPNNKVAPAYTYLTRTVNPEQKDELTELLDSVPGLTIELYATVSNASKGGIEITLKK
- a CDS encoding phage holin family protein: MKDWFDKLTSGVAYLVSLAGMTFSKLTFEQWYFILSLVIGLAALGLNYWHKRAMQRIASEKGVALSETD
- a CDS encoding phage tail protein — protein: MSESRNYDQSRHSPRLPEIVIPWWQDGRTTADEVKEPHFLSKGVFSFFQIVWSSLLFPLRQMDALTCNEKALELMAWDRDIKRFESEPLSLFRKRVKYAEVNAKDAGSVAGFKRIFERLGIGIVKFKERQSEVQWDVCTIELSDGDISQNSKLVQVLIEQYGRTCRRYRFEVVYPIQVHIRTACFSQSQQLFSAKLEE
- a CDS encoding DUF6890 family protein; the protein is MEQAFALRRHFLPSEPDDERSLSRAIWLDKHQFEREERAVMSAISRLFSH
- a CDS encoding TraR/DksA C4-type zinc finger protein, producing MPDFIDHASSNETKFTEMAIANQLKQSMKTSERESAKECLECGDPIPEGRQIAIAGCRFCAPCQANLE
- a CDS encoding baseplate J/gp47 family protein; the protein is MSKRPSTDFVQVLSESGVPVTEKDFETKLKQEVVGAGSKVSNDSEMSPFWRWVRAAVVTPCVWLIRHLLAQHVMPNMFVATAERWALDLKAWEHNIAPKVAQRAQGYITLTKANAADAVTIEKGAVIQTLPIDGVMYKVQVTEPGIIEAGHLKGKVLVEALEAGSAFNLPAGYFNIIPEAIPGIVDAVNEPDWLSVLGADAETDEELALRIQNAFTSSGEWHIDDVYRSIIASVAGIRSDNIYFRNTGDITPGSAEALILMEVGPTPLTVLEQLNEHIMSKGHHGHGDVLTCKAIPDTKHEITADVVLAENLDSTTKVNELLEVEARIRAAFRETAAYPEMTRAKPEHRFSLSLLGTEIHTNMTEVESVRFTVDGKVQKDIISKLEQPRLKSLTVKELVDV
- a CDS encoding lysozyme — encoded protein: MKLTKRIICSVVAVIGLVTGGTAVYGPELTQPIGQVVVSERDLGTLRITPKGLKLIGDAEGCRQNPYVCPGGIPTNGIGNTHGVPDTPITLEQVAIDWVKNIQSAERCVTNAERISGAQMSTGQFDAFTSFVFNFGCTKFRKNKDGSDTRIYEAIKYGNYPKACGHITEWVKSQGVVLKGLVTRRGLERDRCMEMD
- the lysC gene encoding Rz1-like lysis system protein LysC; amino-acid sequence: MKLPPAGMLVPCSKPQVQGTWPEVVTDDIPKLKNALTECDNQIEDYLQWRAKHENKKRSKND
- a CDS encoding DUF2590 family protein, whose product is MWGNDLTERKRYNDIKVVEGGWDMDAGQQPKECSDLYSIAQDIKHAIMESGLARQLVAERNPALRADVMVQIEQLAERDVRVVPGSATARETETGDITLTAKAYEYGELEVKA